One stretch of Streptomyces sp. MMBL 11-1 DNA includes these proteins:
- a CDS encoding ATP-binding protein: MTFPQGPVIWALVVVALVAVGAVLRARATNVKLRRHHAELRQERDALLHQRDELHVVHNGLLQRQSTELAEVRKDAEEETKAVLKAAVRTLQGLADEQQVVIEKAQRKYGDDPGILADLMAMDHANSQFGRRAQGIAVLCGGWLGRRETVASVFDVARSAQGRIRHFDRVRVNGQVNFSVVSRAVEPVAVVLAELLANATNYSAPGTPVEINIQAVPTGVCLIVDDAGLGMGQEEKDRAAALLSPQAAISVSSLGIPPQFGFAVSGMLAARYGFRVSVDSVSPYGGVRAVVLIPDELLTTEAPPAVAPVEAPEAAASQAPQVRQADQWQAAPAPAPTPLFPPTPQPDTATQPLAQITTTAGGLPKRRRKSPVSAVPSAVPEPVRSNEETASRLGAFQRGTRSGRDTTTTEGPEFQ, from the coding sequence ATGACATTTCCGCAGGGCCCCGTCATCTGGGCGCTGGTTGTCGTCGCACTGGTCGCCGTGGGAGCCGTTCTGCGGGCTCGCGCGACCAACGTCAAGCTCCGCAGACACCATGCCGAGCTGCGCCAGGAGCGTGACGCGCTCCTGCACCAACGGGACGAGCTCCACGTCGTCCACAACGGTCTGCTCCAGCGTCAGTCCACCGAACTCGCGGAGGTCCGCAAGGACGCCGAGGAGGAGACCAAGGCGGTCCTCAAGGCCGCCGTCCGCACCCTCCAGGGCCTCGCGGACGAACAGCAGGTCGTGATCGAGAAGGCCCAGCGCAAGTACGGCGACGACCCCGGGATCCTCGCCGACCTGATGGCCATGGACCACGCCAACAGCCAGTTCGGCCGGCGCGCCCAGGGCATCGCCGTGCTCTGCGGCGGCTGGCTCGGCCGGCGCGAGACCGTGGCCTCCGTCTTCGACGTGGCCCGCAGCGCCCAGGGCCGTATCCGGCACTTCGACCGGGTCCGGGTCAACGGCCAGGTGAACTTCTCCGTCGTCAGCCGGGCGGTCGAACCCGTCGCCGTGGTCCTCGCCGAGCTGCTCGCCAACGCCACGAACTACTCCGCCCCCGGCACCCCGGTCGAGATCAACATCCAGGCCGTGCCGACGGGTGTCTGCCTCATCGTCGACGACGCCGGTCTCGGCATGGGCCAGGAGGAGAAGGACCGCGCGGCGGCTCTCCTCTCCCCCCAGGCCGCGATCAGCGTCTCCAGCCTGGGCATCCCGCCGCAGTTCGGGTTCGCCGTCTCCGGGATGCTCGCCGCCCGCTACGGCTTCCGGGTCTCGGTGGACTCCGTTTCCCCCTATGGAGGCGTACGCGCGGTGGTCCTCATCCCCGACGAACTGCTCACCACCGAGGCGCCGCCGGCCGTGGCGCCCGTGGAAGCACCCGAAGCGGCAGCTTCCCAGGCGCCGCAGGTGCGGCAGGCCGACCAGTGGCAGGCCGCCCCGGCCCCGGCGCCCACCCCGCTCTTCCCGCCCACCCCGCAGCCCGACACCGCCACCCAGCCGCTGGCCCAGATCACCACCACCGCCGGGGGGCTGCCGAAGCGTCGTCGTAAGAGCCCGGTCTCCGCCGTGCCCTCGGCGGTACCGGAGCCCGTGCGCAGCAACGAGGAGACCGCCTCCCGACTCGGCGCGTTCCAGCGCGGCACCCGGTCCGGACGCGACACGACGACGACGGAAGGACCCGAGTTCCAGTGA
- a CDS encoding sensor histidine kinase, which yields MDFLNPRALRWKIAALAAVACCAVATVIGFLVHDATRERGLDVGTDRALTRLTAADREFSRTGKAPADIDVRSTAELPEALAREFAALPDREGGYATWYDAKPPNWYWMWGAAAVGDDQFLVVRDDMSAEVRSLQLLDRSIVKSVLVALLFVVPLAAAATEPINRRLRHGARTARRIADGDLDARIGPAGRARDEITEMAAAVDDMAAALQRKLENERRFTADVAHELRTPLMGLVTAAGLLPDDDEATGLVRDRLRALNALVEDLLEISRLDAGAERSRPDPVPLGDLVADVVRRTGTDTRVTVGAAEVVETDPRRVERIVVNLVTNAHRHGAAPVEVTVTGARIAVRDHGPGFPPDLLERGPQRFRTGASERGRGHGLGLTVAQGQSEVLGARLTFANAPDGGALATLDLAPRPA from the coding sequence GTGGACTTCCTCAACCCCCGGGCCCTGCGCTGGAAGATCGCCGCACTGGCCGCCGTCGCGTGCTGCGCGGTCGCGACCGTGATCGGGTTCCTGGTGCACGACGCGACCCGGGAGCGCGGGCTGGACGTCGGCACCGACCGGGCCCTCACCCGGCTGACCGCCGCCGACCGGGAGTTCTCCCGTACGGGGAAGGCGCCGGCCGACATCGACGTACGGTCCACGGCGGAGCTGCCCGAGGCGCTGGCGCGCGAGTTCGCCGCCCTGCCGGACCGGGAGGGCGGGTACGCCACCTGGTACGACGCGAAGCCGCCCAACTGGTACTGGATGTGGGGCGCCGCCGCCGTGGGCGACGATCAGTTCCTCGTCGTCCGGGACGACATGAGCGCCGAGGTCCGCAGCCTTCAGCTGCTGGACCGCAGCATCGTGAAATCCGTCCTCGTCGCCCTCCTGTTCGTCGTCCCGCTCGCCGCCGCCGCGACCGAACCGATCAACCGGCGGCTGCGCCACGGAGCCCGTACCGCCCGCCGTATCGCCGACGGCGACCTGGACGCCCGCATCGGCCCCGCCGGGCGGGCCCGCGACGAGATCACCGAGATGGCGGCGGCCGTCGACGACATGGCCGCCGCCCTCCAGCGCAAGCTGGAGAACGAGCGGCGCTTCACCGCCGACGTCGCGCACGAACTGCGCACCCCGCTCATGGGCCTGGTCACCGCCGCCGGGCTGCTGCCCGACGACGACGAGGCGACCGGTCTCGTACGGGACCGGCTACGGGCTCTGAACGCGCTGGTCGAGGACCTGCTGGAGATCTCCCGTCTCGACGCGGGCGCCGAACGCTCCCGCCCCGACCCGGTGCCGCTGGGCGACCTGGTCGCCGACGTGGTGCGGCGTACGGGCACGGACACCCGGGTCACCGTCGGGGCCGCCGAGGTGGTGGAGACCGATCCGCGCCGGGTGGAGCGGATCGTGGTCAACCTCGTCACCAACGCCCACCGGCACGGCGCGGCCCCCGTCGAGGTGACCGTGACCGGGGCACGGATCGCCGTACGCGACCACGGGCCGGGCTTCCCGCCCGATCTGCTGGAGCGGGGCCCGCAGCGCTTCCGCACCGGCGCGAGCGAACGCGGCCGGGGGCACGGTCTCGGCCTGACCGTCGCCCAGGGCCAGTCCGAGGTGCTCGGAGCCCGGCTGACCTTCGCGAACGCCCCGGACGGCGGAGCGCTGGCCACCCTCGACCTGGCCCCGCGTCCGGCCTGA
- a CDS encoding cytochrome P450, with protein sequence MDPQPGANPYSAPAGCPMHQQQTSLYGPEFAADPHRFYDAARTHGPAAPIELAPGVEATLIVQHEAALRVLQNPALFARDSRHWAALREGAVPMDSPVLPMMVYRPNCLFTDGAEHLRLRKAVTESLSRLNSSRLSRDVERIADYLIDQFIERGTADLLNEYAKLLPLLLFNQLFGCPGDIGDRLTRSMSAIFDGEDVLRANAELTECLMELVAIKRRQPGEDITSWLIQHPAGLRDEELKDQLVMLMGAGVEPERNLIGNALLLMLAGDQPGTPDRRGSGLLVEDALDDVLWNNPPIANYATHYPVRDIELDGVTLKAETPVLISFAAANSDPGLTDARQTLSKGAHLAWGAGPHVCPAKSPATLIALTAIEKILNTVPDLALAVPASGVAWRPGPFHRALVALPVRFTPTAARRAGTGAQPPAPTSAQLPDPFRNAPAAPPVTPRHAQEPAKKQKGWWSSFLDVFRV encoded by the coding sequence ATGGACCCGCAGCCGGGAGCCAACCCGTACAGCGCCCCCGCCGGGTGCCCCATGCACCAGCAGCAGACGTCGCTGTACGGGCCGGAGTTCGCCGCCGACCCGCACCGCTTCTACGACGCGGCCAGGACGCACGGCCCCGCCGCGCCCATCGAGCTGGCCCCGGGGGTGGAGGCCACCCTGATCGTGCAGCACGAGGCGGCGCTGCGGGTGCTGCAGAACCCGGCGCTGTTCGCGCGGGACTCGCGGCACTGGGCCGCGCTGCGCGAGGGCGCCGTCCCCATGGACAGCCCCGTGCTGCCGATGATGGTGTACCGGCCCAACTGCCTGTTCACCGACGGCGCGGAGCACCTGCGGCTGCGCAAGGCGGTCACCGAGTCGCTGTCCCGGCTCAACAGCTCCAGGCTGAGCAGGGACGTCGAGCGGATCGCCGACTACCTGATCGACCAGTTCATCGAGCGCGGCACCGCCGACCTGCTCAACGAGTACGCCAAGCTCCTGCCGCTGCTGCTGTTCAACCAGCTCTTCGGCTGCCCCGGCGATATCGGCGACCGGCTGACCCGCTCGATGTCCGCCATCTTCGACGGCGAGGACGTGCTCCGCGCCAACGCCGAGCTGACCGAGTGCCTGATGGAGCTGGTCGCGATCAAGCGCCGCCAGCCCGGCGAGGACATCACCTCCTGGCTGATCCAGCACCCGGCGGGGCTGCGGGACGAGGAGCTGAAGGACCAGCTGGTGATGCTGATGGGCGCGGGCGTGGAGCCGGAGCGCAATCTGATCGGCAACGCGCTGCTGCTGATGCTCGCGGGCGACCAGCCGGGCACGCCCGACCGGCGCGGTTCGGGGCTGCTCGTCGAGGACGCGCTGGACGACGTCCTGTGGAACAACCCGCCGATCGCCAACTACGCGACGCACTACCCGGTGCGGGACATCGAGCTGGACGGGGTGACGCTGAAGGCGGAGACCCCCGTGCTGATCAGCTTCGCCGCCGCGAACAGCGACCCGGGGCTCACCGACGCGCGCCAGACCCTGAGCAAGGGCGCCCACCTGGCCTGGGGCGCGGGTCCGCACGTGTGCCCGGCCAAGTCGCCCGCGACGCTGATCGCGCTCACCGCGATCGAGAAGATCCTCAACACCGTCCCGGACCTCGCGCTGGCCGTACCCGCCTCGGGTGTGGCCTGGCGGCCGGGCCCGTTCCACCGGGCGCTGGTCGCGCTGCCCGTACGGTTCACCCCGACGGCCGCGCGGCGTGCGGGGACCGGGGCGCAGCCCCCGGCCCCGACCTCGGCCCAGCTGCCCGACCCGTTCCGCAACGCGCCCGCCGCACCGCCGGTGACGCCCCGTCACGCCCAGGAGCCCGCCAAGAAGCAGAAGGGCTGGTGGAGTTCGTTCCTCGACGTGTTCCGCGTATGA
- a CDS encoding endonuclease/exonuclease/phosphatase family protein has protein sequence MLSPPEAAAPPTDAAPAPGPAPTGSTGSTGSTGSTARPARRPGRWLAAAAVVWAAAMALHAWIPNAGVNAGSLFQTLLPWTGLGVPVLLGLAAVRRSRTAAVAVLAPAVVWVALFGGALTDKRSGGGEGDLTVVSHNVGEGNPDPAGTARVLAGAGADVLALEELSDASAAVYSRELADAYPHHAVLGGVGIWSRYPLADVKAVPIMPWTRALRATARTPDGPVAVYAVHLASVRVSAAGFTTGRRNEAARELAAALRAEPAPRVVVLGDFNGTYQDGALAPVTSQLRSAQREAGDGLGFTWPAAFPVVRIDDVLVRGMTPRAAWTLPATGSDHLPVAATLSR, from the coding sequence GTGCTGAGCCCACCGGAGGCCGCAGCGCCCCCCACGGACGCGGCGCCCGCCCCCGGGCCCGCCCCCACCGGGTCCACCGGGTCCACCGGGTCCACCGGGTCCACCGCGCGGCCCGCCCGCCGCCCCGGCCGGTGGCTCGCCGCCGCGGCGGTCGTCTGGGCCGCGGCGATGGCACTCCACGCGTGGATCCCGAACGCGGGCGTCAACGCGGGCAGCCTCTTCCAGACGCTGCTGCCCTGGACGGGCCTCGGCGTGCCGGTCCTGCTCGGGCTCGCCGCCGTACGCCGGTCCCGTACCGCCGCCGTGGCGGTGCTCGCGCCCGCCGTCGTCTGGGTCGCGCTCTTCGGCGGCGCGCTCACCGACAAGCGCTCGGGCGGCGGGGAAGGCGACCTGACGGTGGTCAGCCACAACGTGGGCGAGGGGAACCCCGACCCGGCCGGCACCGCGCGCGTGCTCGCCGGGGCGGGCGCGGACGTGCTGGCGCTCGAAGAGCTGTCCGACGCGTCGGCGGCCGTCTACTCCCGCGAACTGGCCGACGCCTATCCGCACCACGCGGTGCTCGGCGGGGTCGGCATCTGGAGCAGATACCCGCTGGCGGACGTGAAGGCGGTGCCGATCATGCCGTGGACCCGCGCGCTGCGCGCCACGGCCCGGACCCCGGACGGGCCCGTCGCCGTGTACGCGGTCCATCTGGCGTCGGTACGGGTCTCGGCGGCCGGATTCACGACGGGCCGGCGCAACGAGGCGGCCCGCGAGCTGGCCGCCGCGCTCCGGGCGGAGCCCGCGCCCCGGGTCGTGGTGCTGGGTGACTTCAACGGGACGTACCAGGACGGGGCGCTGGCCCCGGTGACCTCGCAGCTGCGTTCGGCGCAACGGGAGGCGGGCGACGGCCTCGGGTTCACCTGGCCCGCCGCGTTCCCGGTGGTCCGCATCGACGACGTGCTGGTGCGGGGGATGACCCCGCGCGCCGCCTGGACGCTGCCCGCCACCGGCAGCGACCACCTTCCGGTGGCGGCCACGCTGAGCCGGTGA
- a CDS encoding LacI family DNA-binding transcriptional regulator, whose protein sequence is MTSRTVTLLDVARAAGVSKSTVSDALQGSGRVAEATRDRVRTVAEELGYRPNSAARHLRRASTGAVGLHLPATATRLDYYMNLAFGAVERAQEDGLDMVLLAPSGASGGRIASRVDGLLVIDPEAGDSAVPGLLDAGVPVVTGERYLGPANSPSGAVVCDNAASLTALLDHVTERGARRPALLAPSGSSAWATALRATAGSWGRAHGVAVTLRTVPFAATPAEAEAATRALLADDPAVDAVICAPDGSAPGVLRAAAALGRKAGRAAGEADPRAGAALLVASCVDGPATRGAEPPVTAVDLRPAAYGRACADLLCDILAGRAAPDTVRRHAWSLETRTSTGAPG, encoded by the coding sequence GTGACCTCCCGGACCGTGACCCTGCTCGATGTCGCCCGCGCCGCCGGGGTCTCCAAGAGCACCGTCTCCGACGCGCTCCAGGGTTCGGGGCGGGTCGCGGAAGCCACCCGGGACCGGGTCCGCACGGTCGCGGAGGAGCTCGGCTACCGCCCCAACAGCGCCGCCCGGCATCTGCGCCGCGCCAGCACGGGAGCCGTCGGGCTGCACCTGCCGGCGACCGCGACCCGGCTGGACTACTACATGAACCTCGCCTTCGGGGCGGTGGAGCGCGCCCAGGAGGACGGGCTCGACATGGTGCTGCTCGCCCCCTCGGGGGCGTCGGGCGGGCGGATCGCCTCGCGCGTCGACGGCCTGCTGGTGATCGACCCCGAGGCCGGCGACAGCGCGGTGCCGGGGCTGCTCGACGCGGGCGTCCCGGTGGTGACCGGCGAGCGCTACCTCGGCCCGGCCAACAGCCCCAGCGGTGCCGTGGTCTGCGACAACGCCGCCTCGCTGACCGCCCTCCTCGACCATGTCACCGAGCGCGGCGCCCGCCGCCCCGCGCTCCTGGCCCCGTCCGGCTCCTCCGCCTGGGCGACCGCCCTGCGCGCGACGGCCGGATCCTGGGGGCGGGCCCACGGGGTGGCGGTGACCCTGCGCACCGTGCCGTTCGCGGCGACCCCGGCCGAGGCAGAGGCGGCCACCCGGGCACTGCTCGCCGACGACCCCGCCGTGGACGCCGTGATCTGCGCCCCCGACGGCTCCGCCCCGGGCGTCCTGCGCGCGGCGGCGGCCCTCGGCCGGAAGGCCGGCAGGGCGGCCGGGGAGGCGGACCCGCGTGCGGGCGCGGCCCTCCTCGTCGCGTCCTGCGTCGACGGCCCGGCGACCCGGGGCGCCGAACCGCCCGTCACCGCGGTCGACCTGCGCCCCGCCGCGTACGGGCGCGCCTGCGCCGACCTGCTCTGCGACATCCTCGCGGGCCGCGCGGCCCCCGACACCGTCCGCCGCCACGCCTGGTCCCTGGAGACCCGTACCTCGACCGGTGCGCCGGGCTGA
- a CDS encoding cytochrome P450: MGDVVRAPWNGYFVTGFDACSQVLRGRNWLVPDLAWQERQDDSKQWDAIATREMTTTLSRLNAPEHTCQRRSLGNLFDRSTIERLTPDVERDADRLLDELAEKLRWGEADFVSTVSEQLPITTVGGWLGIPPEDYPDILEITHNQVFAQELLPTRSQLTVSAAATLRLRAYFTDLVARRRAEPRHDVLTGWIHTWDAMEPDRERADEILYRLTMFVTIASLETTATLLSSMTSLLTEPGRWAWLRKYPEHIDAAVDEVLRHDPPIHINTRIAAEDTVLAGVPIKKDSMIHVLYGAANHDPRRNPDPDAFDILRGGSHLTFGGGVHYCLGAALAKLEARTLLARMLDRFPTLHTVSRPVYAPRMVFRRITSLGVAL, translated from the coding sequence ATGGGTGACGTCGTCCGCGCTCCGTGGAACGGCTATTTCGTCACCGGCTTCGACGCCTGCAGCCAGGTGCTCCGGGGCCGCAACTGGCTCGTCCCGGACCTCGCCTGGCAGGAGCGGCAGGACGACTCCAAGCAGTGGGACGCGATCGCGACCCGGGAGATGACCACCACCCTCTCCCGGCTCAACGCCCCCGAGCACACCTGCCAGCGCCGCTCGCTGGGCAATCTCTTCGACCGTTCCACCATCGAACGCCTCACCCCCGACGTCGAGCGCGACGCCGACCGGCTGCTGGACGAGCTGGCGGAGAAGCTCCGCTGGGGCGAGGCGGACTTCGTCTCCACCGTCAGCGAGCAGCTGCCGATCACCACCGTCGGCGGCTGGCTGGGGATACCGCCCGAGGACTACCCGGACATCCTGGAGATCACGCACAACCAGGTCTTCGCCCAGGAACTGCTCCCCACCAGGTCGCAGCTCACCGTCTCCGCGGCGGCGACCCTGCGGTTGCGGGCCTACTTCACCGATCTGGTCGCCCGCCGCCGGGCGGAGCCCCGCCACGACGTGCTGACCGGCTGGATCCACACCTGGGACGCCATGGAGCCGGACCGGGAGCGGGCGGACGAGATCCTCTACCGGCTCACGATGTTCGTCACCATCGCCTCGCTGGAGACCACCGCGACGCTGCTCTCCTCGATGACCTCCCTGCTGACCGAGCCCGGCCGGTGGGCGTGGCTGCGGAAGTACCCGGAACACATCGACGCGGCCGTCGACGAGGTGCTGCGCCACGATCCGCCCATCCACATCAACACCCGGATCGCCGCCGAGGACACCGTCCTGGCCGGGGTCCCGATCAAGAAGGACAGCATGATCCACGTCCTGTACGGCGCGGCCAACCACGATCCGCGGCGGAACCCGGATCCGGACGCCTTCGACATCCTGCGCGGCGGCAGCCACCTCACCTTCGGCGGCGGGGTGCACTACTGCCTGGGCGCGGCGCTGGCCAAGCTGGAGGCGCGGACGCTGCTGGCACGGATGCTGGATCGTTTCCCCACCCTGCACACCGTGTCGCGGCCGGTGTACGCCCCCCGGATGGTCTTCAGACGGATCACCTCCCTGGGCGTGGCCCTGTGA
- a CDS encoding DUF742 domain-containing protein, producing the protein MTAPGEEQQVSSGFVRSYVITGGRGLPDAEDLSLVTLVTLAPDRQPPPNPSPEVKAIWELCSGGYLSVAEVAGHLGLPVGVARLLLQDLNQQGHLLRRKAPPPAQLVDRKILEEVLHGLQVRFG; encoded by the coding sequence ATGACCGCGCCGGGCGAGGAGCAGCAGGTCAGCAGCGGGTTCGTCCGGTCCTATGTCATCACCGGCGGGCGGGGGCTCCCCGACGCGGAGGACCTCTCCCTCGTCACCCTGGTCACCCTCGCCCCCGACCGCCAGCCGCCGCCGAACCCGAGCCCCGAGGTCAAGGCGATCTGGGAGCTGTGCTCCGGCGGCTACCTGTCGGTGGCCGAGGTCGCCGGTCACCTCGGCCTGCCGGTCGGGGTGGCCCGTCTCCTGCTCCAGGATTTAAACCAGCAGGGACACCTGCTGCGCCGGAAGGCGCCGCCGCCGGCCCAGCTCGTTGACAGAAAGATCCTCGAAGAGGTGTTGCATGGACTCCAAGTCCGGTTCGGCTGA
- a CDS encoding roadblock/LC7 domain-containing protein, which translates to MNPDLSWVLNDLLQVPGARHAILVSADGLLLANSSEIGRDDAETVAAAMSSMQSLSRAVAPFIGTREPGRWRQTLLEYEDGWIFLIAAGSGAYLAATAAADVDMEAMSFRMQQQVTALGKAMTTPPRQNAGSDI; encoded by the coding sequence GTGAATCCCGATCTGTCCTGGGTGCTCAACGACCTGCTCCAGGTACCCGGCGCCCGGCACGCGATCCTGGTGTCCGCCGACGGCCTGCTGCTCGCCAACTCCAGCGAGATCGGCCGCGACGACGCGGAGACCGTCGCCGCGGCGATGAGCTCCATGCAGTCCCTCAGCCGGGCCGTCGCCCCCTTCATCGGAACCCGTGAGCCGGGCCGCTGGCGGCAGACGCTCCTGGAGTACGAGGACGGCTGGATCTTCCTGATCGCCGCCGGCAGCGGCGCCTATCTGGCCGCCACCGCCGCCGCCGACGTGGACATGGAGGCGATGTCGTTCCGGATGCAGCAGCAGGTCACCGCGCTGGGGAAGGCGATGACCACGCCGCCCCGCCAGAACGCGGGCAGCGACATATGA
- the cseB gene encoding two-component system response regulator CseB: MTSNAQVGSVSDPRGPAPVSVLVVEDDATIRRAVQLALERYGYRVDVAVDGLSGLEAFRAGAHDLLILDVMLPELDGIGLCHRIREESPVPVLMMSARGDALDVVAGLEAGADDYVIKPVDTAVMVARIRALLRRATFRPEAEGPAARKSGRAADHLLVFGDLSVDTLGMEVRRAGETVSLTPTELRLLLEFAAAPGSVLDRRRLLRDVWDYGWEGDTRVVDLCVLRLRKKIGSGRIETVRGFGYKLVRG, from the coding sequence ATGACCTCGAACGCCCAGGTAGGCAGCGTGTCCGATCCCCGGGGCCCGGCCCCCGTCAGCGTGCTCGTGGTCGAGGATGACGCCACGATCCGCCGCGCCGTCCAACTGGCCCTGGAACGCTACGGCTACCGGGTCGACGTGGCCGTCGACGGACTCAGCGGCCTGGAGGCCTTCCGCGCGGGCGCGCACGACCTGCTGATCCTCGATGTGATGCTGCCCGAACTGGACGGCATCGGCCTGTGCCACCGGATCCGCGAGGAGAGCCCCGTCCCGGTCCTGATGATGTCCGCGCGCGGCGACGCCCTCGACGTGGTCGCGGGCCTGGAGGCGGGGGCCGACGACTACGTGATCAAGCCCGTCGACACCGCCGTCATGGTCGCCCGGATCCGCGCCCTGCTGCGCCGCGCCACCTTCCGCCCGGAGGCGGAGGGCCCCGCGGCCCGGAAGTCCGGCCGAGCCGCCGATCACCTCCTGGTCTTCGGGGATCTCAGCGTGGACACCCTCGGCATGGAGGTGCGCCGGGCCGGTGAGACCGTGTCACTGACCCCCACCGAACTCCGGCTGCTGCTGGAGTTCGCCGCCGCGCCCGGTTCGGTGCTCGACCGCCGCCGGCTGCTGCGCGACGTGTGGGACTACGGCTGGGAGGGCGACACCCGGGTGGTGGACCTGTGCGTCCTCCGGCTGCGCAAGAAGATCGGCAGCGGCCGGATCGAGACCGTCCGCGGCTTCGGCTACAAGCTCGTACGCGGCTGA
- a CDS encoding carbon-nitrogen hydrolase, which translates to MRLITAYDPPASPTRTRPAERAPLRVAAVQQRWHHDPAEHRAALLEGVRLAAAEGARVVCLQELTLSPYFAVARRAGHPGPAAPEELLTGPTFTFAAGAAREHGVYVHASLYEKAPAPGGEDDGLGYNTAILVAPDGTLAQRTRKTHIPVTEGYYEDDWFRPGPAGDDAFPLVTVDEARFGLPTCWDQWFPELARAYSLAGADVLVYPTAIGSEPGFPGFDSQPLWQKVITGNAIANATFMIVPNRIGAENGLVFYGSSFIVDPYGRVLAQAPRDEPAVLVADLDLDARRDWLELFPFLTTRRPDAYGPLTETR; encoded by the coding sequence ATGCGTCTGATCACCGCGTACGACCCGCCCGCGTCCCCGACCCGGACCCGCCCCGCCGAGCGCGCCCCCCTGCGCGTGGCGGCGGTCCAGCAGCGCTGGCACCACGACCCCGCCGAGCACCGGGCCGCCCTGCTGGAAGGCGTCCGGCTCGCCGCCGCCGAGGGTGCCCGTGTGGTCTGCCTCCAGGAGCTGACGCTGTCGCCGTACTTCGCCGTCGCGCGCAGGGCCGGCCACCCCGGGCCCGCCGCGCCGGAGGAGCTGCTGACCGGCCCCACCTTCACGTTCGCGGCCGGGGCCGCCCGGGAGCACGGCGTGTACGTGCACGCGTCGCTGTACGAGAAGGCCCCGGCGCCCGGCGGCGAGGACGACGGCCTCGGCTACAACACCGCGATCCTCGTGGCCCCCGACGGCACCCTCGCCCAGCGGACCCGTAAGACCCACATCCCGGTCACCGAGGGGTATTACGAGGACGACTGGTTCCGCCCCGGCCCGGCGGGCGACGACGCCTTCCCGCTGGTCACGGTCGACGAGGCCCGTTTCGGCCTGCCGACCTGCTGGGACCAGTGGTTCCCGGAACTTGCGCGCGCCTACTCGCTCGCCGGGGCCGACGTCCTCGTCTACCCGACCGCCATCGGCTCCGAGCCGGGCTTCCCCGGCTTCGACTCCCAGCCGCTCTGGCAGAAGGTGATCACCGGGAACGCCATCGCCAACGCCACCTTCATGATCGTGCCGAACCGTATCGGCGCCGAGAACGGCCTCGTCTTCTACGGCAGTTCCTTCATCGTGGACCCGTACGGCCGCGTCCTGGCCCAGGCCCCCCGCGACGAGCCCGCCGTGCTGGTCGCCGATCTCGATCTCGACGCCCGGCGCGACTGGCTGGAGCTGTTCCCGTTCCTGACCACCCGCCGCCCGGACGCGTACGGCCCGCTCACCGAGACCCGCTGA
- a CDS encoding GTP-binding protein, producing MDSKSGSAESIYVPDAVRHAAKILVVGHFAVGKTTLIGTLSEITPLRTEERMTQAAAQVDDLRGAPDKTTTTVALDFGRLTLSDELVLYLFGTPGQQRFVELWEDMARGSLGALLLVDPARLADTFPVIDLVETYGLEYAVAVNSFDPYSQHAENELREALDLLPDTPVVYCDARDQNSSAQALITLVRHLLAHTA from the coding sequence ATGGACTCCAAGTCCGGTTCGGCTGAGAGCATCTATGTGCCGGACGCGGTGCGGCACGCGGCGAAGATCCTCGTCGTCGGGCACTTCGCGGTGGGCAAGACGACGCTGATCGGCACGCTGTCCGAGATCACCCCGCTGCGCACCGAGGAGCGGATGACCCAGGCCGCGGCCCAGGTCGACGATCTGCGCGGCGCCCCCGACAAGACGACGACGACGGTCGCTCTGGACTTCGGCCGCCTCACGCTCAGCGACGAACTGGTGCTGTACCTGTTCGGCACGCCGGGCCAGCAGCGGTTCGTGGAGCTGTGGGAGGACATGGCGCGCGGTTCGCTGGGCGCGCTGCTCCTGGTCGACCCGGCGCGGCTCGCCGACACGTTCCCCGTCATCGACCTGGTCGAGACGTACGGGCTGGAGTACGCGGTCGCCGTCAACAGCTTCGACCCGTACTCGCAGCACGCCGAGAACGAACTGCGCGAGGCGCTCGACCTGCTGCCCGACACCCCGGTCGTCTACTGCGACGCCCGCGACCAGAACTCCTCCGCGCAGGCCCTGATCACCCTGGTCCGCCACCTTCTGGCGCACACGGCCTGA